The Deltaproteobacteria bacterium genome includes the window AAGCAAGATCCGCATTTCATGAAAGGGCGGGAAAATGGCGAAAATTACGAAGGATATGACATTTAACGAGGTCCTTCGGGCCTACCCCGATACGATCAAGGTTTTTAGAAAGTACGACATGCAGTGTTTCGGATGCCTTGGCGCTGAGGCCGAGTCCGTTGAATACGGGGCCGTTGCCCATGGGGTGGATCTCGATA containing:
- a CDS encoding DUF1858 domain-containing protein; protein product: MAKITKDMTFNEVLRAYPDTIKVFRKYDMQCFGCLGAEAESVEYGAVAHGVDLDILLDELNGAISGNNG